A window of the Streptomyces albireticuli genome harbors these coding sequences:
- a CDS encoding cytochrome P450 family protein, producing the protein MQNSALPGASAPIDLAALVSDPYGTYARLREAGPVHRFTGPDGRPAWLVTRYEDVRAGLADPRLSLDKAHAAPGNYGGFSLPPALDANLLNMDPPDHTRVRRLVVKAFTPGRTEKLREPVRRTADALLDAVEADGRADLLAAYAGPLPIAVICDLLGVPPEARKDFRAWTDAMIAPDRTRPHLMKEAVGELLRFFTGLIAAKRAAPADDLLSDLIAVRDGEGDDRLSEDELTSLAFLILFAGYENTVHLIANSVLALLDHPELMRQLRMDPDGMGAAFDEFNRWEAPAPLAIRRFPLEDIEIGGVTVPAGETVLLSVASANRDPRHFEDPERLDPNRERKGHLGLGHGIHYCLGAPLARMETEIALAALLERFPGLTLDVPREELEWRPSMRARGLISLPVRWK; encoded by the coding sequence ATGCAGAACTCCGCCCTGCCCGGCGCATCCGCGCCCATCGACCTCGCCGCGCTGGTCAGCGACCCGTACGGCACCTACGCCCGGCTCCGCGAGGCCGGCCCGGTCCACCGCTTCACGGGCCCGGACGGCCGGCCCGCGTGGCTGGTCACCCGCTACGAGGACGTCCGTGCGGGCCTCGCAGACCCCCGGCTGTCCCTGGACAAGGCCCACGCCGCCCCCGGCAACTACGGTGGCTTCTCGCTGCCCCCGGCCCTCGACGCCAACCTCCTCAACATGGACCCGCCGGACCACACACGGGTGCGGCGCCTGGTCGTCAAGGCGTTCACCCCCGGCCGGACGGAGAAGCTCCGGGAGCCGGTGCGACGGACGGCCGACGCGCTCCTCGACGCCGTCGAGGCCGACGGCCGCGCCGATCTGCTGGCCGCCTACGCGGGTCCGCTGCCCATCGCGGTCATCTGCGACCTGCTGGGGGTGCCGCCGGAGGCCCGGAAGGACTTCCGGGCCTGGACGGACGCGATGATCGCGCCCGACCGCACGCGCCCGCACCTGATGAAGGAGGCCGTCGGCGAACTGCTGCGCTTCTTCACCGGGCTGATCGCGGCCAAGCGGGCCGCGCCCGCCGACGACCTGCTCTCGGACCTGATCGCGGTCCGGGACGGCGAGGGCGACGACCGGCTCTCGGAGGACGAGCTGACCTCGCTGGCCTTCCTGATCCTCTTCGCGGGCTACGAGAACACCGTCCACCTCATCGCCAACTCCGTCCTCGCGCTCCTGGACCATCCGGAGCTGATGCGTCAGTTGCGCATGGATCCGGACGGAATGGGGGCCGCGTTCGACGAGTTCAACCGCTGGGAGGCCCCCGCGCCGCTGGCGATCCGCCGCTTTCCGCTGGAAGACATCGAGATCGGCGGGGTGACCGTGCCCGCGGGGGAGACGGTGCTGCTCTCGGTGGCCTCCGCCAACCGTGATCCTCGTCACTTCGAGGATCCGGAACGGCTGGATCCGAACCGCGAGCGAAAGGGACATCTCGGGCTGGGGCACGGCATCCACTACTGCCTGGGCGCGCCGCTGGCCAGGATGGAGACCGAAATCGCACTGGCAGCGCTGCTCGAGCGGTTCCCGGGGCTCACGCTCGATGTGCCGCGCGAGGAGCTGGAGTGGCGGCCCTCGATGCGGGCGCGTGGCTTGATTTCGCTGCCTGTTCGTTGGAAATAA
- a CDS encoding MAB_1171c family putative transporter: MFDALYLTFSAVTWCIVGYKARAWFRDRGNVDLGLTALMTSGVPIVFLFSAPSVYRAFDRLTGVANLAMVFLYSAVVLFASGATVLLLRWTSRGDAAAEARATARSRFAVAVVGVAWATAVVCFAVGRPDDVEHPRDFSTAYADAPGVVAFLVLYLAIFGTSLAGLGALCPRYAARLGRSWLAKGLRTLAAGCWLGLLYCLCKLVGFVLSWTGNELYWLSNGVAPMSASVAALLVLLGFSLPAAGPRVSAWRRLRRLDPLWRSVTAHAPEVTIDEHRWSARWPFADLEWRANRRMAEIRDIQRGIRRHVEPLALDLAKEKAGAAGLDERRTAAVVEAAALRRGLANQITGHVPAPHADSVVVTVSADPAEEHEHLARVADVYHDPLVDAVLTDLREISAASRP, from the coding sequence ATGTTTGACGCCCTCTACCTCACCTTCTCCGCCGTCACCTGGTGCATCGTCGGTTACAAGGCCCGCGCCTGGTTCCGCGACCGCGGCAACGTCGACCTGGGCCTCACGGCCCTGATGACCTCCGGCGTCCCGATCGTCTTCCTGTTCTCGGCGCCCAGCGTCTACCGCGCCTTCGACCGGCTGACCGGCGTGGCCAACCTCGCCATGGTCTTCCTCTACTCGGCCGTGGTGCTGTTCGCGTCCGGCGCCACCGTGCTGCTCCTGCGCTGGACCAGCCGGGGCGACGCGGCCGCCGAGGCCCGCGCCACCGCCCGGTCGAGGTTCGCGGTCGCCGTGGTGGGCGTCGCCTGGGCCACGGCCGTCGTCTGCTTCGCCGTCGGCCGTCCGGACGACGTGGAGCACCCCCGCGACTTCAGCACCGCCTACGCGGACGCGCCCGGAGTGGTCGCCTTCCTGGTGCTGTATCTGGCCATCTTCGGCACGAGCCTCGCGGGGCTCGGCGCCCTGTGCCCGCGCTACGCCGCCCGGCTCGGCCGCTCATGGCTCGCCAAGGGCCTGCGCACGCTGGCCGCGGGCTGCTGGCTCGGCCTGCTGTACTGCCTGTGCAAGCTGGTCGGCTTCGTCCTGTCCTGGACCGGCAACGAGCTCTACTGGCTCTCCAACGGCGTGGCGCCGATGAGCGCCTCGGTGGCCGCGCTGCTGGTGCTGCTCGGCTTCTCGCTGCCCGCGGCCGGCCCCCGGGTCTCCGCCTGGCGGCGGCTGCGCCGGCTGGACCCGCTCTGGCGGTCCGTCACCGCGCACGCCCCCGAGGTCACCATCGACGAGCACCGCTGGTCGGCCCGCTGGCCCTTCGCCGACCTGGAGTGGCGCGCCAACCGCCGGATGGCGGAGATCCGCGACATCCAGCGCGGCATCCGCCGCCATGTCGAGCCCCTGGCCCTGGACCTCGCCAAGGAGAAGGCGGGCGCCGCCGGTCTGGACGAGCGGCGCACCGCCGCGGTCGTCGAGGCCGCCGCCCTGCGCCGGGGCCTCGCGAACCAGATCACCGGCCATGTGCCGGCACCGCACGCCGACAGCGTGGTGGTGACGGTCAGCGCGGACCCGGCCGAGGAGCACGAACACCTGGCCCGCGTCGCGGACGTCTACCACGATCCGCTGGTCGACGCGGTCCTCACCGACCTACGGGAGATCAGCGCGGCGAGCCGTCCCTGA
- a CDS encoding helix-turn-helix domain-containing protein: protein MATGGDRSAGEAGSPLAARLNYLFANMHPPGAPYTNAHVAEEICGGTEEYGGVKLTEQYLSMLRNGRRANPSPDVLRALAKFFAVPVGYLMGDLSASQAERVEEEVRFLVAMRDQRVRAIALRSVGLPPEVQDSLNTIIAQFRQQMNLPADPPDAGGEERS, encoded by the coding sequence ATGGCAACCGGGGGCGACAGGTCGGCAGGCGAGGCGGGCAGCCCGCTCGCGGCGCGGCTCAACTACCTGTTCGCGAACATGCATCCGCCCGGCGCCCCGTACACCAACGCGCACGTGGCGGAGGAGATCTGCGGCGGCACCGAGGAGTACGGCGGGGTCAAGCTCACCGAGCAGTATCTGTCGATGCTCCGCAACGGCCGCCGTGCCAACCCCAGCCCGGACGTGCTGCGCGCGCTGGCGAAGTTCTTCGCCGTGCCCGTCGGCTATCTGATGGGCGACCTCTCGGCCTCGCAGGCCGAGCGGGTGGAGGAGGAGGTCCGCTTCCTCGTCGCCATGCGGGACCAGCGGGTCCGGGCCATCGCCCTGCGCTCCGTGGGACTGCCGCCGGAGGTCCAGGACAGCCTCAACACGATCATCGCCCAGTTCCGGCAGCAGATGAACCTTCCGGCCGACCCGCCCGACGCGGGTGGCGAGGAGCGCTCGTGA
- a CDS encoding tetratricopeptide repeat protein — MPRQLLPVPAHFTGRACDLRALDALRSARTGSAPQVAVVSGPAGVGKTALVSRWLSALAPEFPDGQLYADLRGHTLTGPAGPTEALAGFLRALGASSIPGSLAEQAALWRSLTADLRLVVMLDNALSAAQVRTLLPAAPDSLVVVTSRHRLTGLGVDGAGFHQVGMLDPAAALELFTRGVGGDRVAADRPAAREVVGLCACLPLAVCLAAAQLAARPRRSVAALASALTRGRGPLETLGVEGDTAVRTALDESFATLPAGAAGAYRRMGLLPVTRYDGPMVGAVCGVPPEEAEDFLELLLEVNLLEETGTDRVPGVGDRYRFHDLVRLHAGGRAETDLPEPERRATLRRFVDWCLATATSAEALLTPSHRTLPRDYAHPAAPPVAFDAQAPALAWLDEHRYDLMAAVRLAAREGWDASAWQLVDAMWPLFLRLRPYDLWTEAHALGLEAARRAGHRAGEGRMLTSGGNGLCHTGRFDEAARWFEDALRHATEDGDERQRAQALHGLGRAHFGAGRTQEAELHYGRALTLREAIGYTRGAALSRVCLGEIALAHDRPGLAAGRLATARAELVAEGDSYDAARALALLGHATARGGDARTGMRRLLRALVEFENAGSVHWQARTMEYLGQACQEHRAPTEAVRWFTRSLALYDPVSPTDAARLRTRLREVDPRTRPAP, encoded by the coding sequence GTGCCGCGTCAACTCCTGCCCGTTCCCGCGCACTTCACCGGGCGGGCGTGCGACCTGCGCGCCCTCGACGCCCTGCGTTCCGCCCGGACGGGCTCCGCTCCCCAGGTGGCCGTGGTCAGCGGCCCCGCCGGTGTCGGGAAGACCGCGCTCGTCAGCCGCTGGCTGAGTGCGCTGGCCCCGGAGTTCCCCGACGGCCAGCTCTACGCGGACCTGCGCGGTCACACCCTCACCGGCCCGGCCGGTCCCACCGAGGCCCTGGCCGGCTTCCTGCGGGCTCTCGGGGCGTCCTCGATTCCGGGTTCCCTGGCCGAACAGGCCGCCCTGTGGCGCTCGTTGACCGCCGACCTCCGGCTCGTCGTGATGCTCGACAACGCCCTGTCCGCCGCCCAGGTGCGCACCCTGCTGCCCGCCGCCCCCGACAGCCTCGTCGTGGTCACCAGCAGGCACCGGCTCACCGGACTCGGCGTCGACGGGGCGGGCTTCCACCAGGTCGGCATGCTCGACCCGGCCGCGGCGCTGGAGCTCTTCACCAGGGGCGTCGGCGGCGACCGCGTCGCGGCGGACCGCCCGGCCGCGCGCGAGGTCGTCGGCCTGTGCGCCTGCCTGCCGCTGGCCGTCTGCCTGGCCGCCGCGCAGCTCGCCGCCCGGCCGCGCCGCTCGGTCGCCGCGCTCGCCTCGGCGCTCACCCGGGGGCGCGGCCCGCTGGAGACCCTCGGAGTGGAAGGGGACACCGCCGTGCGCACCGCCTTGGACGAGTCGTTCGCCACCCTCCCCGCCGGAGCCGCCGGCGCCTACCGGCGCATGGGGCTGCTCCCCGTCACCCGCTACGACGGACCCATGGTCGGCGCCGTGTGCGGCGTGCCGCCCGAGGAGGCCGAGGACTTCCTGGAACTCCTCCTGGAGGTGAACCTTCTGGAGGAGACCGGAACGGACCGTGTCCCCGGCGTGGGCGACCGCTACCGCTTCCACGACCTCGTACGCCTGCACGCGGGCGGCCGGGCCGAGACCGACCTGCCGGAGCCCGAACGGCGGGCCACGCTCCGCCGCTTCGTCGACTGGTGCCTCGCCACCGCCACCTCGGCGGAGGCCCTCCTCACCCCGAGCCACCGCACCCTGCCGCGTGACTACGCCCACCCGGCCGCCCCGCCCGTGGCGTTCGACGCCCAGGCGCCCGCGCTCGCGTGGCTGGACGAGCACCGCTACGACCTCATGGCCGCCGTCCGCCTCGCCGCCCGCGAGGGCTGGGACGCGAGCGCCTGGCAGCTCGTCGACGCGATGTGGCCGCTCTTCCTCCGGCTGCGGCCCTACGACCTGTGGACCGAGGCCCACGCGCTCGGCCTGGAGGCCGCCCGCCGCGCCGGACACCGGGCGGGTGAGGGCAGGATGCTGACCTCGGGCGGCAACGGCCTGTGCCACACGGGCCGCTTCGACGAGGCGGCCCGCTGGTTCGAGGACGCCCTGCGCCACGCCACGGAGGACGGCGACGAGCGCCAGCGGGCCCAGGCCCTGCACGGGCTGGGCCGGGCCCACTTCGGCGCGGGCCGCACCCAGGAGGCCGAGCTGCACTACGGCCGCGCCCTGACCCTCCGCGAGGCCATCGGCTACACCCGTGGCGCCGCCCTGTCCCGCGTGTGCCTGGGCGAGATCGCCCTGGCGCACGACCGGCCCGGCCTCGCGGCCGGCCGGCTGGCCACGGCCCGCGCCGAACTCGTCGCCGAGGGCGACTCCTACGACGCGGCCCGCGCCCTCGCCCTCCTCGGCCACGCCACGGCCCGCGGCGGCGACGCCCGCACCGGGATGCGGCGACTCCTGCGCGCCCTGGTGGAGTTCGAGAACGCCGGCTCCGTCCACTGGCAGGCGCGGACGATGGAGTACCTCGGCCAGGCCTGCCAGGAGCACCGGGCCCCCACGGAGGCCGTCCGCTGGTTCACCCGCTCCCTGGCCCTGTACGACCCGGTGAGCCCCACCGACGCGGCCCGCCTACGCACCCGCCTCCGTGAGGTCGACCCCCGTACCAGACCCGCACCATGA
- a CDS encoding AfsR/SARP family transcriptional regulator: MEFRLLGTVELRAGGRRSGLDSGKARCTLAALAYDVGRPVGLDTLIHRIWDDDPPRRARENLYTYASRIRTALRKVGGPDAPALTNHAHAYVLEADPESVDLRRYLSLTTRARALAESGDAEQALRLLDEAGGLWRGEPLTGLSGAWAEHVRATAEAAGLAAALTRAGLDLRLGRFADVVPELSALAGRHPTHEALAGHLALALHGCGRTAEATHLLRQVTHRLVTEHGTDPGEELQRVQHGILNGSPAIQLLPRAGAADGPRERTAVPDNLPHDIPWVGRTDELHRLATALTPVSGTPRAVVALEAIDGMAGVGKTALAVHTAHELRDRFPDGRLYLNLGAHASFQEPLTPEAALGRLLRLIGVPADRLPRHLDELTSLWRTLLADRSAIVVLDDAAGPEQVRPLLPGATPSQILITSRRRLTGLPGVRPISLDVLRRAEAIALFHDRVGARRPADEAQTAEIVRLCGYLPLAIEMAASRFLCHGSWTARDLVDRLARPGRLAEIRDGSRDLARTFAFSYRSLTPVQQSAFHRLSLHIGSEFGVYAAAALTGLPFDDTERVLEDLLNFHLLEEPAPYRYRIHDLLREYARTLAATEHVDDPDGDERAVRRLMDHYLFCADRADRVLFPHRSRTPVTLDRPPAEAPAWLDPAGPREWFATEAANLLALVDHARRCAPPRQAALLAHVLGGFLESEGLWTVAEPLHESAVAHWRDAEDRRAEARSLLDLSAARNAAARYDEAVAEAGRALALARATGDREAEPEALRCLALPHLYTGRNHEALAFIQEALSIHMRTSDRLQQARCLNNMGFALLELGRHPEALECFLDALSRFREIDDRRGQCQALNNTGEIYSLLGLEDRAIRAYTQALALARAVGGRANRAAVEMNLARALMDSGEVEQPLALCRQALATFRDIADRRHESIALNTLGRALGRAGQDEEDMAHQWAALALARRIGAAQEEGHALRDLATAEIRTGRFRKADEHLTAALAVNRRVESPLEEARTLDRLADLRAVTGAPVEARELRRAAMAIRNRLSRSRSSEIDHESTELKLP; the protein is encoded by the coding sequence GTGGAGTTCCGGCTCTTGGGCACCGTCGAGCTGCGGGCCGGCGGGCGGCGCAGCGGACTGGATTCCGGCAAGGCGCGCTGTACGCTCGCGGCCCTGGCGTACGACGTGGGCCGCCCCGTGGGCCTGGACACCCTGATCCACCGGATCTGGGACGACGACCCGCCGCGCCGCGCCCGGGAGAACCTCTACACCTACGCCTCGCGCATCCGCACCGCGCTGCGCAAGGTCGGCGGGCCCGACGCCCCGGCGCTCACCAACCACGCCCACGCGTACGTCCTGGAGGCCGACCCCGAATCCGTCGACCTGCGCCGCTATCTGAGCCTGACCACGCGGGCCCGCGCACTCGCGGAGAGCGGTGACGCCGAGCAAGCGCTCCGGCTGCTGGACGAGGCGGGCGGGCTGTGGCGCGGGGAGCCGCTGACCGGGCTGTCCGGCGCCTGGGCCGAGCACGTGCGCGCCACGGCCGAGGCGGCCGGCCTGGCGGCCGCCCTCACCCGGGCCGGTCTCGACCTGCGGCTGGGCCGCTTCGCCGACGTCGTGCCCGAGCTGTCGGCGCTGGCCGGCCGGCACCCGACCCACGAGGCGCTGGCCGGGCACCTCGCGCTGGCCCTGCACGGCTGCGGCCGCACCGCCGAGGCGACCCACCTGCTCCGGCAGGTCACCCACCGGCTGGTCACCGAGCACGGCACCGACCCGGGCGAGGAGCTCCAGCGCGTCCAGCACGGCATCCTCAACGGCTCGCCCGCGATCCAGCTGCTGCCCCGCGCGGGCGCGGCGGACGGCCCCCGCGAGCGGACCGCCGTGCCCGACAATCTGCCGCACGACATCCCCTGGGTGGGCCGGACGGACGAGCTGCACCGGCTCGCCACCGCCCTGACCCCGGTGTCGGGCACCCCCCGCGCCGTCGTGGCCCTGGAGGCGATCGACGGCATGGCGGGCGTCGGAAAGACGGCCCTCGCCGTCCACACCGCGCACGAGCTGCGGGACCGCTTCCCGGACGGGCGCCTCTATCTCAACCTCGGCGCGCACGCGTCCTTCCAGGAGCCGCTCACGCCGGAGGCCGCGCTGGGCCGGCTCCTGCGCCTGATCGGCGTGCCGGCGGACCGGCTCCCCCGGCACCTGGACGAGCTGACGTCCCTGTGGCGCACGCTCCTGGCCGACCGGAGCGCGATCGTCGTCCTGGACGACGCCGCCGGGCCCGAGCAGGTGCGCCCGCTGCTCCCCGGCGCCACCCCCTCGCAGATCCTCATCACCAGCAGACGGCGGCTCACCGGACTGCCCGGGGTCCGGCCCATTTCCCTGGACGTCCTGCGCCGCGCCGAGGCGATCGCCCTCTTCCACGACCGCGTCGGGGCCAGGCGACCGGCCGACGAGGCACAGACGGCGGAGATCGTCCGGCTGTGCGGCTACCTCCCGCTGGCCATCGAGATGGCGGCCAGCCGCTTCCTCTGCCACGGCTCGTGGACGGCGCGCGACCTCGTGGACCGGCTCGCGCGCCCCGGCCGCCTCGCCGAGATCCGCGACGGCTCCCGGGACCTGGCCCGGACGTTCGCCTTCTCCTACCGGTCCCTGACCCCGGTACAGCAGAGCGCGTTCCACCGGCTCAGCCTGCACATCGGTTCCGAGTTCGGCGTCTACGCGGCCGCCGCGCTCACCGGTCTCCCGTTCGACGACACGGAGCGCGTGCTGGAGGACCTGCTGAACTTCCACCTCCTGGAGGAGCCCGCTCCGTACCGCTACCGCATCCACGACCTGCTGCGCGAGTACGCCCGTACGCTCGCGGCCACCGAGCACGTCGACGACCCCGACGGCGACGAACGGGCCGTGCGGCGCCTCATGGACCACTACCTGTTCTGCGCGGACCGCGCCGACCGGGTGCTGTTCCCGCACCGGTCCCGCACCCCCGTCACCCTCGACCGCCCGCCGGCCGAGGCACCCGCGTGGCTGGACCCGGCGGGTCCGCGGGAGTGGTTCGCCACCGAGGCCGCCAACCTGCTCGCGCTCGTCGACCACGCGCGGCGCTGCGCCCCGCCGCGCCAGGCCGCGCTGCTCGCCCACGTCCTCGGCGGCTTCCTGGAGTCCGAGGGCCTGTGGACGGTGGCCGAGCCGCTGCACGAGAGCGCCGTGGCGCACTGGCGCGACGCGGAGGACCGCCGGGCCGAGGCCCGCTCCCTCCTGGACCTCAGCGCCGCGCGCAACGCCGCCGCGCGTTACGACGAGGCCGTCGCCGAGGCGGGCAGGGCCCTCGCCCTGGCCCGGGCCACCGGCGACCGCGAGGCCGAGCCGGAGGCGCTGCGCTGCCTCGCGCTGCCCCACCTCTACACGGGGCGCAACCACGAGGCGCTGGCGTTCATCCAGGAGGCGCTGTCGATCCACATGCGCACCTCCGACCGATTACAGCAGGCGCGCTGCCTCAACAACATGGGCTTCGCCCTCCTGGAGCTGGGGCGGCACCCGGAGGCGCTGGAGTGCTTCCTGGACGCCCTCTCCCGTTTCCGCGAGATCGACGACCGCCGGGGGCAGTGCCAGGCCCTGAACAACACCGGTGAGATCTACTCCCTGCTGGGCCTGGAGGACCGGGCGATCCGCGCCTACACGCAGGCGCTGGCCCTGGCACGCGCGGTGGGCGGCCGCGCCAACCGGGCGGCGGTCGAGATGAACCTGGCCCGCGCCCTGATGGACTCCGGCGAAGTGGAGCAGCCGCTGGCCCTGTGCCGGCAGGCCCTGGCCACGTTCCGCGACATCGCGGACCGGCGCCACGAGTCCATCGCCCTCAACACACTGGGCCGCGCCCTGGGCCGCGCGGGCCAGGACGAGGAGGACATGGCCCACCAGTGGGCGGCGCTCGCCCTGGCGCGGCGGATCGGCGCGGCCCAGGAGGAGGGGCACGCCCTGCGCGACCTGGCCACCGCGGAGATCCGTACCGGGCGCTTCCGCAAGGCGGACGAGCATCTGACGGCGGCGCTGGCCGTCAACCGGCGGGTGGAGTCGCCGCTGGAGGAGGCGCGGACGCTGGACCGGCTGGCGGATCTGCGGGCGGTGACGGGGGCGCCGGTGGAGGCGCGGGAGTTACGGCGGGCAGCCATGGCGATCAGAAACCGTCTGAGCAGGTCGAGATCAAGCGAGATCGATCACGAATCGACCGAACTCAAGCTTCCTTGA
- a CDS encoding trypsin-like serine peptidase, which translates to MRRPLVLRGLVTVLAGLLAAAVPGPAAARAAAPGTSPAVAAASYWTAARMAAARPAVGAKGLPDRPVAGAPVPPSRPFDGLPQVGTFFWTDGNGTGRFCGGTVVRSPHRDLVVSAAHCLRSPDPRKRLSFVPRYHDGLKPHGVFPVEAIHIDRRYYDLGTDGGARWDFTVVRVGERADGTDVEDAVGGFELRIRPGYRHRDVRLIGYPGNSDATYPKPLTCRSATHRWTSTDPGAPGDFLEIACAGYVGGTSGGPFLVRGRGGYAVIGVIGGYHTGGDTPDISYSSYFTEALRALYRHAVAGDPPARR; encoded by the coding sequence ATGCGCAGACCCCTCGTCCTCCGCGGCCTGGTCACCGTGCTCGCCGGGCTGCTGGCCGCGGCCGTGCCCGGCCCGGCGGCCGCCCGGGCCGCCGCCCCCGGCACCTCCCCCGCCGTCGCCGCCGCCTCCTACTGGACCGCCGCGCGCATGGCCGCCGCGCGGCCGGCCGTGGGCGCGAAGGGGCTCCCGGACCGGCCCGTCGCCGGCGCGCCCGTGCCGCCCAGCCGGCCCTTCGACGGGCTGCCCCAGGTGGGGACGTTCTTCTGGACCGACGGGAACGGCACCGGGCGGTTCTGCGGCGGTACGGTCGTCCGGAGCCCGCACCGTGACCTCGTGGTCAGCGCGGCCCACTGCCTGCGCTCACCGGACCCCAGGAAGCGGCTGTCGTTCGTGCCGCGGTACCACGACGGGCTCAAGCCGCACGGGGTGTTCCCCGTGGAGGCGATCCACATCGACCGGCGGTACTACGACCTGGGCACGGACGGCGGCGCCCGCTGGGACTTCACGGTGGTGCGGGTCGGTGAGCGGGCCGACGGCACGGACGTGGAGGACGCCGTCGGCGGCTTCGAGCTCAGGATCCGCCCCGGGTACCGGCACCGCGACGTCCGGCTGATCGGCTATCCGGGCAACAGCGACGCCACTTATCCGAAGCCGCTGACGTGCCGGTCCGCCACGCACCGCTGGACCAGCACCGATCCCGGGGCGCCGGGCGACTTCCTGGAGATCGCCTGCGCGGGCTACGTGGGCGGTACGTCGGGCGGGCCGTTCCTGGTGCGCGGGCGCGGCGGCTACGCGGTGATCGGGGTGATCGGCGGCTACCACACCGGTGGCGACACCCCGGACATCTCCTACAGCTCGTACTTCACGGAGGCCTTGCGCGCGCTCTACCGGCACGCGGTGGCGGGGGACCCACCCGCACGGCGGTGA
- a CDS encoding VWA domain-containing protein, with protein sequence MIITKRLAAGACALLAALAAGIAPASAADGPSKNSPKVELVLDVSGSMRATDLDGRSRMSVAKEAFGEVIDAVPSGVRLGIRTLGANYPGDDRELGCRDSKQLYRVGPVDRTEAKAAVATLQPTGWTPIGYALRGADQDLGTDGGTRRIVLITDGEDSCGQPDPCDVARELAAKGTHLTIDTLGLAHDDKTREQLSCIAEATGGTYTSVQHKDELSGRIKQLVRRAEVPVETPKPVNGANECAKAPELGAGLWTDRATFSEHRWYKVQVKPGQELRTSVSVGADRAVDRDYGVLIRAVGPGGRELVRGSDAGSGRTDVMSSGLRYPVGKSGDDEKDKEARTVCLEVSHSFSAPASVKRDPGLPVELAVDLTDSPDSPSDIAAFGLGRGWVLLGVLVLTGLIAGLVWGWVSRWRVSVWRAN encoded by the coding sequence ATGATCATCACAAAACGGCTCGCGGCGGGCGCCTGCGCTCTGCTCGCCGCGCTGGCCGCAGGAATCGCCCCGGCGAGTGCCGCCGACGGACCCTCGAAGAACTCACCCAAGGTCGAGCTGGTGCTGGACGTCAGCGGCTCGATGCGGGCCACGGACCTGGACGGCCGGTCGCGCATGTCGGTCGCCAAGGAGGCGTTCGGCGAGGTGATCGACGCGGTCCCGAGCGGGGTCCGGCTCGGCATCCGCACCCTCGGCGCCAACTACCCGGGTGACGACCGGGAGCTCGGCTGCCGGGACAGCAAGCAGCTCTACCGCGTCGGCCCGGTCGACCGCACCGAGGCCAAGGCGGCCGTCGCGACCCTCCAGCCCACCGGCTGGACGCCGATCGGCTACGCCCTGCGCGGCGCCGACCAGGACCTGGGCACCGACGGCGGCACCCGCCGCATCGTCCTCATCACCGACGGCGAGGACTCCTGCGGCCAGCCCGACCCGTGCGACGTGGCGCGCGAACTCGCCGCCAAGGGCACCCACTTGACCATCGACACGCTGGGTCTGGCCCACGACGACAAGACCCGCGAGCAGCTGAGCTGCATCGCCGAGGCCACCGGCGGCACGTACACCTCCGTGCAGCACAAGGACGAGCTCTCGGGCCGCATCAAGCAGCTCGTCCGCCGGGCCGAGGTGCCCGTCGAGACCCCGAAGCCCGTCAACGGCGCCAACGAGTGCGCCAAGGCGCCCGAGCTCGGCGCCGGCCTGTGGACCGACCGCGCCACGTTCTCCGAGCACCGCTGGTACAAGGTCCAGGTCAAGCCCGGCCAGGAGCTGCGCACTTCGGTGAGCGTCGGCGCCGACCGCGCCGTCGACCGGGACTACGGTGTACTGATCCGGGCCGTCGGCCCGGGCGGCCGGGAGCTCGTACGCGGCAGCGACGCCGGAAGCGGGCGGACGGACGTGATGTCGTCCGGTCTCCGCTACCCGGTGGGCAAGAGCGGCGACGACGAGAAGGACAAGGAGGCCCGGACGGTCTGCCTGGAGGTCTCGCACTCCTTCTCCGCGCCCGCCTCGGTCAAGCGCGACCCGGGCCTGCCCGTCGAGCTGGCCGTCGACCTCACCGACTCCCCTGACAGCCCCTCCGACATCGCGGCCTTCGGCCTCGGTCGTGGCTGGGTACTGCTGGGTGTCCTCGTGCTGACCGGGCTGATCGCCGGGCTGGTGTGGGGCTGGGTGTCCCGTTGGCGCGTGTCGGTGTGGAGGGCGAACTGA